ATTGAAGGAAGTACTATAATTCATACTTCTCGTTTACCTCATCAATTTCAACCATTTTTTGATGATAATTCTCCTTTTTGCCAAAAGAATTCACCTTTCCATAACTCTCCCTTTTGCCATTCCAATTCAAATTCTAATAACAGTGCTAACGAAAAATTTCGTGCATTAGGATCGGGTGTTATTATTGACGCTGAAAAAGGATATGCTGTAACTAATAATCACGTTGTAGAAAATGCTAATACAATACAAGCTCAACTAAGTGATGGACGTCGTTATGAAGCCTATGTAATTGGAAAAGATGCACGATCTGATATTGCTTTAATACAATTAAAAAATGCAAAAAATTTAAGTGCAATAAAAATTGCAGATTCTGATAACCTAAGAGTAGGTGATTATACTGTAGCTATTGGCAATCCTTATGGTCTCGGTGAAACGGTTACATCTGGTATTATTTCTGCTTTAGGAAGAAGTGGATTAAATATTGAGCATTACGAGAATTTTATTCAAACTGATGCAGCTATTAATAGAGGTAATTCCGGCGGAGCTTTAGTTAACTTAAATGGTGAGTTAATAGGGATTAATACTGCAATATTAGCACCAGATGGAGGTAATATAGGTATTGGTTTTGCCATTCCTGGTAATATGGTTAAAAATCTTACAGCTCAAATGGCTCAATTTGGACAAGTGAGACGTGGTGAGTTAGGTATAATAGGAATGGAATTAACTTCTGATTTAGCAAAGATAATGAAAATTAATACTCACAAAGGCGCATTTGTCAGTCAGGTATTGCCTGACTCTTCTGCGTTTCAAGCAGGTATTAAAGCTGGGGATATTATCGTGTCTTTAAATAAAAAACCTATTTCTAGTTTTGCGGCATTGCGTGCTGAAATTGGTTCTTTACCA
This portion of the Buchnera aphidicola (Aphis gossypii) genome encodes:
- the degP gene encoding serine endoprotease DegP, with amino-acid sequence MKRINIVLYRTVFILNLLLILGMSWGNKNFNSNNISSTPAIPSLAPMLEKVMPSVISINIEGSTIIHTSRLPHQFQPFFDDNSPFCQKNSPFHNSPFCHSNSNSNNSANEKFRALGSGVIIDAEKGYAVTNNHVVENANTIQAQLSDGRRYEAYVIGKDARSDIALIQLKNAKNLSAIKIADSDNLRVGDYTVAIGNPYGLGETVTSGIISALGRSGLNIEHYENFIQTDAAINRGNSGGALVNLNGELIGINTAILAPDGGNIGIGFAIPGNMVKNLTAQMAQFGQVRRGELGIIGMELTSDLAKIMKINTHKGAFVSQVLPDSSAFQAGIKAGDIIVSLNKKPISSFAALRAEIGSLPVTTKMTLGIFRDSQIKYIFVELKPSVKHNMNFGDIYTGIEGANLSNYLDKQKGVKVENVKINSPAAKIGFKQDDIIIEVNQNLINNLDDLKRALDSNSNVLVFRVKRGINNIYLVSE